In Myripristis murdjan chromosome 5, fMyrMur1.1, whole genome shotgun sequence, the genomic stretch GAAAACAGAACTTTAAGCTGAAatactggggggaaaaaataatctgGTTTATCCCTGAATGTCTTTGGATCAGGGGTGTCagactggtgccatggagggccaagaggctgcaggttttcattccaaccaaaaactcctccaggtgatttcactgatcacctcaccttcaagcagagagaaggaactaatcagtgaaatcacctggtgaagTTTTTGGCTTAATGGTTTGAGACCCCTGCTTGTGCACACAGCCACAGATCAGCCCccctgtttgtgtctgtcatcAGTCTCAGTGTGAGCAGGGCCTGATCTCTAACTGGTGCTCCCTGTTTtatctctatttctctctctccagatgcCAGTGGCAGTCGGTCCGTACGGTCAGACACAGCCCAGCTGTTTTGACCGGGTCAAGATGGGCTTCATGATGGGCTTTGCAGTAGGAATGGCAGCCGGCGCCATGTTCGGCACCTTCTCCTGTCTCAGGTACATCTAGACCGTGCACCTGCCTGTGTGCTGtgaaacctgcagctcctctgtgttttgtttggaccAGCTCTCAGCTTCAGAAAACTCAGTTCCCTGTTGGAGGAAGCCATGCGCATCGCCTGTCTGAAACTGCTGTTCTCCTGGAAAGGCAGTGTGCCTGGGCTGCTCACTGAACATGTTCACTGTACTTTAAGTAATCTGTTTTATAGTCTGTGgattttatttaattctttCTCAGTCTTTTAAATGAGCTGATAACttgaaatttaaaaactgaatttatgTGGTTACTGTTTCAGTCTCCTGCCACAAGAGGTGACTGCACTTTTCATACTATGATACATATTCAGGCTCAAAACTCAGCGATTCGGTTAATTGTTGAACTTGACGACACTTTGATCCTCACAGCAGTTAGTGGCTAATTGATTCTAAGATGGGCATCTAAATTTGAAGTATTTCTATTTGAAGAGGAATGGAGACATTAATGAAAATGCAGCCCAGGATGAATTACGACagctgaaactgtgtgtgtgtctgcagaatCGGCATGCGAGGCCGGGAGCTGATGGGAGGAGTAGGAAAGACCATGATGCAGAGCGGCGGCACGTTCGGCACCTTCATGGCGATCGGCATGGGCATCCGctgctgaggatgaggaggagcgAGGGGGGGTcaccttcatcccttcatctcgcacacacacacccatgggACTTTGATAAATTAATAATCACCGCTACAGCTCTGTCCGCTCAACGCTAGCACATTCCCAACCCGGGCTCTAGTTTTGTCAATAAAGGTTCACGTTTCAAACGGGTGTTCAGACTGGATGTGTTGTGCTTCCTGGTGCCGGTAACTGTCCAATCAGAGGGACCAAGAGGTGGACGGCAGCCTGGCGGAGTGTGTCTTAGTGTTTTGGCCTCATCTCACCAACAGTCGGCtgcagaaatactttttttttttttttttttttaacctgacaAAATGCCGGTCGAACGGTTTGAGACACAGACAGCGTCAGGAGTCTTGAGGGTTTACTTCCTGCTGTGAGTGAGTTTGTACGACAGGTGGCGCTGTAGAGCCATGAGCAAACACAGGCATGATTGGGGAAACACCAGTCAGATTTAAAGATGGCTGCGAACTTGTCAATATTGGCCTTGGGGGAATAAAACCAGATGGTTCATGTTGGTATCAGGCTGCTGCAGGCACTGACCTTGTGGCGCTGTGACATCTGTCCCGTCCAGAGGGTTTACGATGCCCGGGTAGTCTTTCCCAAAGGACAGGTGCTTTATTAGATGGGTCATGTTGatctgcaggacacacacattaacagcCGTCAGCAGTCTGCCATAATAATGAGCCATAAGGACATCAACAACCTTTAAAAGTCctgattgatattttttttctcttgattcaAAAAGACCCcagagaaaaaactgaaattaatctCATCTTCAGCTGATAGAACA encodes the following:
- the romo1 gene encoding reactive oxygen species modulator 1 is translated as MPVAVGPYGQTQPSCFDRVKMGFMMGFAVGMAAGAMFGTFSCLRIGMRGRELMGGVGKTMMQSGGTFGTFMAIGMGIRC